Part of the Pseudomonas sp. ADAK13 genome is shown below.
TTGCTACGTCGTCGCTCTTCGCCATGCCAATAATCCGTCACTATTCGGGGATTCATAGTTCTGGGGAAAGGCAAGAGCAAGTGTTATGCCAGAGTTGTCTGTTCAAACGGGAAGAGTGAGGTGCTCTTACTCACAACGCCGATTAACTGTGGGAGCTGGCTTGCCTGCGATGAGGCCCTGCCAGGCGATATCTTGATTGCTGACCCACCGCTATCGCAGGCAAGCCAGCTCTCACATGACCCGATTCCAACTGGAAATAAGGCCACTCTTCAGATCAGGCGTAATAGTCCACCGCGCTGGAGCCGATCACGGACTGCACAACCGGCGCTGCGACTTCAGCCACTTCACCGACACCGCCGCCATCAGCCCCATCACCCCGCCCGCCACTGCCACTGACGCCGCGGGCCTGGTTCTGCTGTTGCTGGTCCTGGCCCTGTTGACCCTGCCAGCCACGGGACTGGTCGGACACGTTGACGTCGACCTGGCCCATGCCCTGCTGGGCGAACATCTCCCGCAGGCGTCCCGACTGGCTTTCCAGGGCTTCACGCACCACCGCGTGGCCGCTCATGAAGGTGACCTGCGCCTGTTGGTCGGCGGACATTTTCACGCTGATGTCCAGGCGGCCCAGTTCAGCAGGCTGCAACTGGATTTCGGCCGACTTGAGGTTGGCGCTGGACAAGTACATGACCCGGTTCACCACCTCATCCGTCCAGCCGCTCTGGTGCATGGCCAATGGCGCGTTGGCGACCGGCGGCAAGGCATTCGCGGTTTTCGGCGTGGCAGCCTGGGTCAGCGCGGCGAGACGGTTGGCAAAGTCATCGACACGGGTGTCGCTGCTGGCGTCCTTCAGGTCCTTGAGGCCGCCGTCGATCAGGCCGGTAAAGGCTTTGTCGCCGCCCTGGTCGGTGCTGTCCTTGGCCGCTTGCTGATCGACCATATTGGCCAGGCCCGTGGCGAAGTTTTGCGCGGCGGTCGGCTGATCCTGGGTCGGGGCCGGGGCGGTTTTTGCCGGGGTTTGGCTGCTGGCGGAAACGTGTCCGCCCTGCTCCATGGCCAGGCGCACGGCGGGCATGGCGTCCAGCGGATCGGCCTCGGGGTCGAAGGCGGGCTTGGCGTCGTCGGTCGCGGCCACCGCAGGTGCCACCACGGGTTGGGCCTTGTCATCTTTCGCTGCCGCCGGTGCCGGCGTCTCGACGGGCGCCGGCGCTGCGGGAACGGGAACGGGGACGACCGCCGCCACAAGCGCCGGGTCGACGGTGGGGTCAACCGGGGGTTGCTGGGCCAGGGTCGGGTCGTCTGCAGGCGCCGTGTCGTCAGCCTTAGCGGTGGTGTCCGGGGGGTCGGACTTGGCCGGCGGGGTGGCAGGCAAAGTCTTGCCGTTATCGGCAACCGATGGGGTGCCGGCGGCAGGCTTGTCGTTGTTGGCGGCGGGCTTTGCGCTGCTGTCCGCAGGCTTGTCGCGGGTGGATCTGGTGGTGGTGTCGGTGGGTTTTGCCGCAGGCGTGGAGGCCTGGTTGGCGAACACCTGAGCGAAGCCCGGGGCCTTGTCCCGCGGGTCCGCAGCCACTGCCGGTGGATTGGCAGCGGGCGCTTGAGGCTTGGCCGCAGGGGCCGCCTGAAGGAGCGAATTCGGGGTGATTGCCATATATAAGAGTCTCCGCCGCACAGGGGTCGAGGGTGCGGTTACAGGAGGTAGAGCAAGAGTTGGGCCAGCTTTTGGGTTTGGTGTGTATATCCGTTGTTTGGGTTAGGGCCGCTATTGGTTCCGCTCTTACAGCGGCTCACTTTTGAACAGCGCAAAAGTAAGCAAAACGCTCTTGCCCCACCACTCGGCACCTCGCTCAGGCTCGGTGTGCCCTCAACTCCGGTAGTACTCCGCGGGCCGCCGCGACGGGGCGTCCCTGCCCCGTCGCGGCTAAACCGGCGTCCTGCCGGTTTACCCGCTCCGTACTACCTGCGTTCGGCCAGCGTGGTTTAACGGGGCGCCTAAGATCAAGATCAAAAGCAGATCAAAAACACAGCGGCCTACAGGCCGGCTTGAGTGGTGTGAAGCAAAGGCAAGATCAAAATCAAAAGCGGGCACGCGGCGTTTTTCAAGGTAGTTGTCGCGCTCATCGTCGTACTACGCGGCTTTTATTACCACTGTCAGCTCCCTTTCAGGGTTCAGATACACCGTCCCGATAGGGTTCCAGTTGCGTGTCTCACCTGACCATCTTTCCGGTCTTCTCTCTCTGGCTTGCCTGTATACCGCATCTCGGCGAGCCAAGATTTCCCGGTCTTTCCCTTCGTGACGTTGAGCGGGTGTCACGAAGCGGATCCGACTATGACGGTGCACGGTGTTGTACCAGGTCATAAAATTCCTTACCCAGATACGCGCCTCATCCAGGCTGGAAAACCCGTCCTGCGGCCACTGCGGGCAGTATTTCAGCGTTCTGAACAACGATTCCGAGTACGGGTTGTCGTTACTGACCCGTGGTCTACCGCGAGACGGCGTGATGCCCAAGTCGTACATCTTGGTTAGTAGCGTTAACGATTTCATCGGCGCACCGTTGTCCGAGTGAAGCACCAACGGCTGGAGCCAACACTTTTCCTGAGTCACGCTTCGTTGCAGCAACGCGGCTGCTTTTTCACCGCTTTCTGCTTCGTAAACTTCCCAACCCACCGCCTTCCGGCTGTAGATATCCTCGATCAGATAGAGGTAGTAAAACTTTCCGCGAACCGGTGACGGCAAGTAAGTGATGTCCCATGACCACACTTGATTGGCGGCGGTCGCCGCATAAGTCGTGGGCGCCTCATGACGATGCGGCCGCTTGGCACGCGAGCGATGTTGCTGCTGACCTGCCGCGTGCAGTACGCGATAAAATGTCGCCTCCGAGGCCATGTAACGCCCCTCGTCAGCCAGCTGTGGCACGATTTGGCTCGGCGGCAGATGCGCATAGGTTTTGCTGTTGCACAGCGTCACGATACTTTGCCGTTCAAGCTCACTGAGTGCGTTGTTCGGCATCCGCCTGAGCGTCGTCGTGCGCCCATCCGCCAAGATTTCTTCCGGCAAATTCCAGCGTTGCAGTGTCCTCAGTGAAAGGCCTACCTCCTGACAAGCAGGCGCCCTGCGGGCGCCCGCCAGGATGGCTTCATTGAGCCAACCAACGAGTAAATACCGTTCTGGCAACAAGGTCAGTTGTCCTCGTCGTCGCTCCCCCAGTAGGCATTGAGCTTTTTTCTCAGCACCAGTAACGCCGCCGTCTCGGCCAGCGCCGCATCCTTGCGGCGTAGTTCGCGCTCAAGCTCACGGATCCTTTTTTTATCATCCCGTGACTGCCCTGAACTCGCCGTTTTCGCAGCTGGTTTTTGGGTGCTACTGGCGATAAACGCATTACGCCAATCGGTAATCTGCTCGGGAAAAATACCTTTTCTTCGGCAATATTCACCGATCTCCAGTTCCGACAGCGAACCGGTCTCTATGATGACCGTCAGTTTGGATTCGGCTGACCAATTTTCGGCGGGTTGTTTAGCGTCGGACAATTGCGTTCCTCTGGCAGCAGCTTGTTTGCGCCAATAATGGAGAGACATATCGCTGCAACCTTCGCGGCGAGCGACCTCCGCTGCTGAAAGGCTCAGGGGCGGAAGCATCATTTTCAGCAGTGCGGCTTTACGTTCATCTGAGTAGAAAGGCATGACCATACTCTTGCCGCCCCCGAAATGTGTTCAAAAAGCGGTGGACGCGACAACTACCCTGACACCGGGGGCACGGTGAAATGTGGGAGCTGGCTTGCCTGCGATGGCATCGCCTCGGTGTACCTGAAAAACCGAGGTGTCTGCATCGCAGGCAAGCCAGCTCCCACAGAAAAGCAGAGCTGCATCCGTTTCAGATTTGGCTTTCGCTTTTGATCTGGCTTCTACCACTCAAGCCGGCCTGTAGGCCGCTGTGCTCTTGCTTTTGATCTTGATCTGGCTCTGACTGCCCCAATAAGCCCGAGGCCGAACGCAGGGATTGAGGAGCGGGTAAACCGGCAGGACGCCGGTTTAGCCGCGACGGGGCAGGGACGCCCCGTCGCGGCGGCCCGCGGAGCAATGCCGGAGTGAGGGAACACCGAGCCTAGGCGAGGTGCCGACAGGCGGGGCAGAGCCCTTTGGTTACTTTGGGGCTTTTCCAAAGTGACCCGCTGTAAGAGCGGAACCATAAGCAGCCGTTACCGAAATAACGGATATACACCCCAACAGCGTCAGAGCCCAAACCGCTCCCGCTCATGCTCATACAACGGCCTTACCAACGCGAACTCATGGTCAATTTCATCCACCAACCGCCCCAAATCCGCAACCACAGGCTTGGCCGACCGATCCTCAAGCAACTGACAAAGCTCAGCCAACCGCACGGCCCCAAGGTTACCGCTACTCCCCTTGAAGCTATGGGCAATCCGCCCCAACGCCTTGGCATCATCCCGCGCCCGGCGCAGCGCCTCTACCCGCTTCTGCGAGTCATCGAGAAACGTGTCGAGCAGCTTCGGATACTCGCCCTCCATGACCTCCTGCAAGCCGGTCAGCACATCGGGGTCCAGATGAATCTCTGCCACTTGTTCGCTCCTTGATCAAGAATCGGCGGATTATGCCAGAGCCTTCCATGAAAACTCCACGCACACACACCGCCCGCCGTCAGTCCAGCCTACATCGCTGCTCAACTGACGTACCAGGCTCAACCCCCGACCAGACAGACGGTCAACATCCAGCGGCCTGGCCAGCACCTTCTCCACATCAAACCCCGGCCCACTGTCCTCGATCCGCAAGGTCAGGCAACCGCCCTCCCCGGCCGGCACCACATTCAGGTGCACCCGCACATACCCGCTGTTCACCTGCGCCAGCCGCTCATTACGCTCCCGGTAATACGCCGCAAATCCCTGGGCATCCCGCTTCAGCCGCGAATCCAGCCCCAGCACACCATGCTCCAGGGCATTGGAATACAACTCCGCCATCACCGTGTACAACGCACCGCTCTGCTCACGCAGCCCATGAATCTCCAACAGCAGTTGCAGCAAATACGGCAAAGGGTTGTAGGACTTGAGCGTCTCGGCACGAAATTCAAAGCTGACCGACCAATCCAGCGGCGACGACTGGCCGCTGTCGGAATACATCACCGACGGCGAGCGCAACACCTCCCCCGCCTGCAGGCTGATTTCCACCATGCTGATGTCATCGCGCACTTCACCGCGAAAACCCGCCAGGGCCTGCTCGATCTCCTCGAACAACCGGTCGGGCTCGCGATTGGCCGCAAACACCTGCTGCAAACGCTCGGCGCCAAACAATTGCTCGTGGGCATCGGCGGTGTCCAGCACGCCATCCGACAACAAGAACACCCGGTCACCCAGCGCCATCGGCCAGACTTCAGTGCGGTCATCAAACGCCTCGGCCGCCAATATGCCCAGCGGCAAATGCCGAGACAGCAGCGGCGTGCGCTTGCCGGTGGCGATTTCATGCACGTAGCCCTCGGGCATGCCGCCGTTCCACACTTCCACCACCCGCCGCTGGGCGCTGAGGCACAGCAGGGTGGCGCAACAGAACATGTCCACCGGCAAGATGCGCTTGAGCTTGGCGTTCATCTCCCGCAACGTCTGCGCCAGGCCGTAACCCTTGGCGGTCATGCCGTAGAACACTTCCGCCAGGGGCATGGCGCCGACCGCGGCGGGCAAACCGTGGCCGGTGAAATCCCCCAGCAGCACATGCATGTCACCCGACGGCGTATAGGCGGCCAACAGTAAATCGCCGTTGAACAGCGCGTAGGGCGATTGCACGTAGCGAATATTCGGCGCGGCGTTGATACAGCCGGAGTGGGCGACCTTGTCGAACACCGCCTTGGCCACCCGCTGTTCCTGCAACAGATGGTCGTTGTGCCGGGCGATCAGGTCCCGCTGCTGTAATACCGTGGCCTGCAAGCGGCGCAGTCGGTCCATGGCGTTGATCTTCGCCGCCAGGATCACCTGGTTATAGGGTTTGGCCAGGAAGTCATCACCGCCCGCATCCAGGCACTGGGCCAGGGCTTCGCTCTCGCGCAGGGAGGTGAGGAAGATGATCGGCACCAGCGCTTCCCCCGCCAGGTGCTTGATCTGCCGGGCCGCCTCAAAGCCATCCATGACCGGCATCAGGGCGTCCATCAACACCAACTGCGGCCGCTCGCGGATGAACACTTGCACCGCTTCCTCGCCGTTGCTGGCGGTGATCACCTGGTGGCCCTGGCGGCGCACAATGGTCGACAGCAACAACAGGTCAGCGGCGCTGTCTTCGGCGATCAACACCGTCAGCGCCTCAAGGACCGGGGCCAGGACGCTCAAGTGAGGTCGAACAGTTTGTCGAAGTTGGAAATGGCGAGGATCTTGCGCACGTCGGAGTTGCTGTTGACCACCTGCACTTCGGCATTGTCGCCACCGGCATGGTCACGCAACAGCAGGAGCATGCCCAGTGCCGAGCTGTCCATGTAGGTGGTTTCCTTCAAGTCCACCACGTAGATCTCGGGCACCTTGTAGAACCGCTCGTAGGCATCACGAAAGGCCTGGTGGCTACCGAAATCGAATCGCCCCCTGACGGTGATCGTCAACTTCGTCCCGTCCAGGGACACTTCTGATTCGACTGACATACGACTGCTTCCTTGTCATTGGCAATGTGCAACAAGGTTTAGCAGGTGATGGGGAAGTGGGCAAATCCATGCAGCAGCGGTGGCGTGGTTAATAGGGGTTTTGGCGGGGAAGACGTTGGGACAGCTCATCGAGCAATTTCTGCTCGCGTTTGTCTTCCAGCGCACGGGCTTCGTCGATGTAGCGCTGCACCAGTTTGCGCAGGCCTTCGACCCGGGCGTAGGCCTGTTGCCAACTGTCGCGGGCCTTGTCGACGTTGGCCTGGTGCCACGCCAGGCTCTGGCGTTGCTGGCCGACAGCGGTTTCCAGTTGATTGAGAAAGCCCTGGTACCCCATCAGCCATTGCCCGGACACGCCCTTGCTGCCGCGCTCGATCCACTGTTGCTGATACTCGCCGCGAAAGCGCTCCAGGTCGCCCAGTTTGCTTTCCGCCAGGCGAACCTGGCCCTGGAAGTACCCCAGGCGCTGGACGGCGGTCTTTTCGGCTTTTTCGGCCATGTCCACCACTGGGGCAAGGCGCGCGGCACGCGTGTTGGCCATGGGTTATCCGCCTGGCGCCGGCGCGAATATGGTGCCCAGGTGCGCCTCGCTTTCACCCATGCTGATCTTGTCGTTGAGGCCCTGGCGCAGGTAGGTCACCAGTTGCGGTTGCAGGGCAATCGCCAGGTCGGTCTCGCGATCACCGCCGGCCACGTAGGCGCCCACGCTGATCAGGTCGCGGCTCTGTTGATAGCGCGACCAGAGTTGCTTGAATTGCTGCGCACGCATCATGTGCTCGGGTGTGACCACCGACGGCATCACCCGGCTGATGGAGGCTTCGATGTCGATGGCCGGGTAGTGCCCTTCCTCGGCCAAGCGCCGGGACAGCACGATATGCCCGTCGAGCACGCCACGTGCCGAGTCGGCAATCGGGTCCTGCTGGTCATCGCCTTCGGAGAGCACGGTGTAGAACGCGGTGATTGAACCACCGCCGGCCTCGGAGTTACCGGCGCGCTCCACCAGCTTGGGCAGCTTGGCGAACACGGACGGCGGATAGCCCTTGGTGGCCGGCGGCTCGCCGATGGCCAGGGCGATTTCCCGCTGGGCCTGGGCGAAACGGGTCAGGGAGTCCATCAGCAACAGGACGTTCTTGCCCTTGTCGCGAAAATATTCGGCGATGCGTGTGCAGTACATCGCGGCGCGCAGGCGCATCAGCGGCGCGTCGTCCGCCGGCGAGGCGACCACGACGGAACGCTTGAGGCCTTCTTCGCCCAGGCTGTGCTCGATGAATTCCTTCACCTCGCGGCCCCGCTCGCCGATCAGCCCGACCACGATGATGTCGGCCTCGGTGAAGCGCGTCATCATGCCCAGCAACACCGACTTACCCACGCCGGTACCGGCGAACAGGCCCAGGCGCTGGCCGCGGCCCACCGTCAATAAACCGTTGATGCTGCGAATGCCCACGTCCAGCGGCACGCTGATGGGGTTACGCTTGAGCGGGTTGATGGTCGGGCCGTCCATAGGCACCCAGTCTTCCGCCTTCATCCCGCCCTTGCCGTCGAGGGCGCGGCCGGCGCCGTCGAGTACGCGACCGAGCATGCTCATGCCCATCGGCAGGCGGCCCGTATCAGCCAGCGGCACCACACGGGCGCCGGGGGCAATACCGGCAACGCTGCCAACCGGCATCAGGAATACTTTGCTGCCGGAAAAACCCATTACTTCGGCTTCAACCTGCACCGGGTGGTAGCTGTCGTCGTTGATCACCATGCAGCGGCTGCCCATGGCGGCGCGCAGGCCTTCGGCTTCCAGGGTCAGGCCGACCATGCGCAGCAGGCGGCCCTCCAGGATCGGCTGGCCCGGCAACTCGGTGACGTCGGCATAGCCACCCAGGCGCTTGGCGAAGCTGGTGCGATCAAGGCGCATCGGGGGTGTCCAGCTCGACGCTCAAGTCAGGCTCGGCGGGGTGCAGTGCCTGCTCGTGCAACTGGTCAAACAGCTTGGCCATGATCTGGCTGATGCGCGTCTCGATCGTGGCGTCGATGCGGCTGTGTTCAGTCTCCACCCGGCAACCGCCGGGCAGCAGCGCGGCGTCTTCGACGATGCGCCAGGTTTCTTCATGGCGCTCGCGCAGGGCTTTGACCTGTTCGAAATCCTGCGGGTTGATGTACAACCGCACATTGCCGACGCCCAGGGGCAGCAGCTTGAGGGCTTCGCGCATCACGCTTTCGATTTGCGTGGAGTCCAGCGCCAGCTCGCGCTGGATCACCTGGCGAGTGATGTGTTCCACCAGGCCAACCATGGCTTTTTCGATCTGGGAATCCTGCTCGGCAATCGGATCGAACAGGCTGCCCATCAGGGTTTCCAGGCTGGCGAGCTTGACGCTCAGCGCCGCCTCGGCTTCCTGGCGGACCTTGAGGGTGGTGCTGCGAAAGCCGTCTTTCTCACCGGTGGAAAAGCCCTCGTTGTAGGCTTCCTGGCGAATGCTTTCCAGCTCTTCCAGGGTCAGTGGCTGGACTTCTTCCAGCGGCACTTCTTCCATCTCGGCCGGCGGCTCTTCTACCGGCTCCGGCTCAGGCTCCGGGCGATGCGGGTCGAAACTGGGCAGCGACCAGACGTCGAACCCTCCGACGTCCCGTGCGCGAATCAGATCGCTGGGCGTCTCATCTTTGTTCGACATGCGCGGCGCCTTAAATCATTTCTTCGCCGCCCTTCCCACCGAGAACGATTTCTCCGGCTTCGGCCATACGGCGGGCAATGGTGAGGATTTCTTTCTGCGCAGTTTCCACGTCGCTGACGCGCACCGGGCCCTTGGCCTCGAGGTCGTCGCGCAGCAGTTCGGAAGCCCGCTTGGACATGTTCTTGAAGATCTTTTCCTTGACGCCTTCGTCGGAGCCTTTGAGGGCCAGCACCAGCACGTCGGAGGAGACTTCCCGCAGCAACGCCTGGATGCCACGGTCGTCGACATCGGAGAGGTTGTTGAACACGAACATGAGGTCTTCGATCTGCACCGACAGGCTGTCGTCGATCTCGCGGATCGAGTCCATCAACTGGCCTTCCACCGAGCTGTCGAGGAAGTTCATGATGTCGGCCGCACGCTTGATGCCGCCCAACGTGGTACGCGAAGCGTTGGAATTGCCCGAGAACTGCTTCTCGAGAATCGTGTTGAGTTCTTTCAGGGCCGCCGGCTGCACGGTGTTCAACGACGAGACGCGCAGGATGATGTCCAGGCGCACCTTGTGGTCGAAATGGCCGAGCACTTCACCGGCCTGGTCGGGGTCGAGGTACGCCACCACGATCGCCTGGATCTGCGGGTGTTCGTAGCGGATCACATCGGCCACGGCTCGCGGTTCCATCCACTTCAGGCTGTCGAGGCCGCTGGTGTTGCCACCCAGCAGGATGCGGTCGATCAGGCCGTTGGCCTTGTCTTCGCCCAGGGCCGAGGTGAGCATCTTGCGAATGTAGCTGTCGGAGCCGACGCCCAGGCTGGTCTGGTCGCCGACGATCTCGACGAACTCGCTCATCACCTGCTCGACTTGCTCGCGGTGCACATTGCGCATCTGCGCCATGGCCACACCTACCCGTTGAACCTCTTTGGGGCCCATGTGGCGCAGCACTTGGGCGGCGTCGGTTTCTCCCAGGGACAGCAACAGCACGGCGGCTTTGTCGACCCGGGAGAGTTTGGCTACAGCGGCTCGAGCATCACTCATCTGCGTTAATCCACTCTTTCACGACCTGGGCCACACGACCCGGGTCTTCGGCCACCAGGCTCTTGATTGCGTTCAACTGAGCGTCATAACCCTCGCTCGGGCTCGGCAACAGAATGCTTTGCGGGCCACCAAGGCTCACGCGGTCGTTGGCCAGTTCGCCATCGAGGCCACCCATGCCCCCCAACTCGACGTCGCCGCCTGCCAAAGCAAGCTGCTTTTTGCCGTGGCCGGTGATGTTGTTGAGCACCGGACGCAGCACGCCGAACACCAGCACCAGGATAAACAGCACACCCAGCACTTGCTTGACGATGTCCCAGAACCACGGCTGAGTATAGAACGCCGCCTCGGCGATGACTTCGCCACGCTCGGCGGAGAACGGCATATTGATCACGCTGACGCTGTCGCCACGGCTGGCATCGAAGCCCACCGCGTCCTGCACCAGGCGGGTGAAGCGCGCCAATTCATCGGCGCTCCACGGTGCACGGGTGACGGCGCCATCAGCGGCGTTGACCTTGACCTGGTCATCCACCACCACCGACACCGACAGGCGATTGATCCGGCCCTGCTGCTGCTTTGTGTGGCTGATGGAGCGGTCAAGCTCGAAGTTCTTGGTGGATTGTTGACGCTTGTCGGCCGGGTACGGCGCCAGCATCGGCTGGCCGGTGGCCGGGTCCATGATCTGCTGGCCGTTGGCGTCCAGCAGCGGCTGGCCAGGTTGCACCGCGCCTGCGGTAGCGGCAGCGCCACCGGTGGTTTGCGGGGCGGTAGCCGGGGTTGGCGGCTGGTTGCTCAGGGCACCCGGCACACCTTGCGGGCCATTGCTGGCGGTGCGTTGTTCAGTGGTCGACTGCTCGCTGCGCAGGGCCGGTTGGTCCGGGTTGAACTGCTCGGAAGTCGATTCGACCGCGCTGAAATCCACATCGGCCGACACTTCAGCCTTGTAGCGATCATTGCCCAACACCGGTTGCAGGATGTTGTGCACGCGCTGGGTCAGCATGCTTTCCATGCGACGGCTGTAGTCGAACTGCTTGCCGGCCATGGTCAGCGAGGAGTTTTCCGCCATGTCGGACAGCAGGTTGCCCTTCTGGTCGACCACGGTGATTTGCGACTTGCTCAATTCGGGAACGCTGGTGGCCACCAGGTTGATGATCGCCAACACCTGGCCAGGCTCCAGCGAGCGGCCAGCAAACAGTTCGACCAGTACCGAGGCGCTGGGCTTGCGCTCGTCGCGCACAAACACCGAGCTTTTCGGAATTGCCAGGTGCACGCGGGCACCCTTGACGTTGTTCAACGCGGAAATGGTGCGCGCCAGTTCGCCTTCCAGGCCGCGACGGTAGCGGGTGGCTTCCATGAACTGGCTGGTGCCCAGGCCCTGGTCCTTGTCGAGGATCTCAAAGCCGATATTAGCGTCGGACGGGGTCACGCCGGCGGCCGCCAGTTTCATGCGCGCACGGGCTACATCATCGGCCTTGACCAACAGCGCGCCAGAGTTCGGTTCGACGGTGTAGGCAATATCTGCCGCCGCCAGGGTTTCCATGATCTGCTTGGAGTCCATGCCCGCCAGGCTTCCGTACAGCGGGCGGTAATCCGGTTGCTGGGACCACAGCACCACGGCAAAACCAATCGCCACGCTGGCAGCCAGGCCGACCATCAGGCCCACCTGACGCAGCATGGTCATCTCGGAGAGGTTTTCCAGGAACGACAGGCCAAACAGCGGCGGCTTGCCGTCTGCCTTGGCGGGTGCGTTATCCACGACTGCTTCTGCCATGACTCAAATCGTCCTTAAACCGGCATCTGCATGATGTCTTGATAGGCTTGAACCAGCTTGTTGCGCACCTGGGTCAAAGCCTGGAATGAAACGCTGGCTTTTTGCGAGGCGACCATCACGTCGGTGAGGTCCACGCCGCTTTTGCCGATCTCGAAGGCAGTTGCCAACTGATTGGAAGCCTGCTGGGTATCGCTGACCTTGTTGATGGCCTGACCGAGCATGTCGGCAAAGCTGCTCTGACCCAATTCCGGTACGGCTTGCGCGGCGGATTTCGGTTGAGACATGGCATCCATTTGCATGGACCGCATATCCAACATCAACCGATTGAATTCAACACCCTGGCTCATGAACGTTCTCTCCGACGACCCGCAATTTTTTGACACTACGCAACGGTTACTGGGGTGGTAGCAACAAGGGTGCCAGCTCCGTAGCAATTCGTAAGAAAAGGCGACTAACCCTGTCGGCTTCGAGAATTCTCAAGTGGCGTAGAGGTAGGCTTCCACGTCCATTCCGGCATCGCGCATCTGTGCCAACTTGTAGCGCAAGGTGCGCGGGCTGATGCCCAGGCGCTCGGCGGCCTCTTTGCGGCGGCCGCGCTCGGAGCGCAGGGTGTCGATGATCATCTGGAATTCGCGGCGGCGCAGGTCGTCGCCCAAGGCACCGGCCGACTCGGCGGGCGCGGCTTCAATCTGCGGCGCAACCGCCAGCGTCGGCAAGGGCGCAGCGCCCGTGCCCATGGCAAGGCAGAAATCCTGGGGCTGGATCAGGCCGCCCTGCTGCAAAATCAACGCGCGCTGGATCGCATTGTCCAATTCCCGCACGTTGCCGGGCCATGGGTAGCTGATCAGGCAGGCCTGGGCGTCGGCCGACAGGCGCGCCTGGGCATGCTTCATTTTATTGACGTGCTTGCTCAGCAAGCGCTCTGCCAGCGGGATGATGTCTGCCGGACGCTCGCGCAACGGGCGCCAGGCCAACGGGAACACCGAGAGCCGGTAGAACAAATCCTCACGGAAGCGCCCCGCCGCCACTTCGCCCGCCAGGTCGCGGTTGGTGGTGGCGACCACGCGGATGTCCAGCTGGATCGGCTTGCGCGCCCCCACCCGCTCCACTTCGCGCTCCTGCAATACCCGCAGCAATTTGGCTTGCAGGCCCAGGGGCATTTCGGAGATTTCGTCGAGCAGGATCGTGCCGCCGTCCGCCTGTTCGAACTTGCCGGCCTGCGCCG
Proteins encoded:
- the fliH gene encoding flagellar assembly protein FliH, with product MSNKDETPSDLIRARDVGGFDVWSLPSFDPHRPEPEPEPVEEPPAEMEEVPLEEVQPLTLEELESIRQEAYNEGFSTGEKDGFRSTTLKVRQEAEAALSVKLASLETLMGSLFDPIAEQDSQIEKAMVGLVEHITRQVIQRELALDSTQIESVMREALKLLPLGVGNVRLYINPQDFEQVKALRERHEETWRIVEDAALLPGGCRVETEHSRIDATIETRISQIMAKLFDQLHEQALHPAEPDLSVELDTPDAP
- the fliG gene encoding flagellar motor switch protein FliG, with the translated sequence MSDARAAVAKLSRVDKAAVLLLSLGETDAAQVLRHMGPKEVQRVGVAMAQMRNVHREQVEQVMSEFVEIVGDQTSLGVGSDSYIRKMLTSALGEDKANGLIDRILLGGNTSGLDSLKWMEPRAVADVIRYEHPQIQAIVVAYLDPDQAGEVLGHFDHKVRLDIILRVSSLNTVQPAALKELNTILEKQFSGNSNASRTTLGGIKRAADIMNFLDSSVEGQLMDSIREIDDSLSVQIEDLMFVFNNLSDVDDRGIQALLREVSSDVLVLALKGSDEGVKEKIFKNMSKRASELLRDDLEAKGPVRVSDVETAQKEILTIARRMAEAGEIVLGGKGGEEMI
- the fliF gene encoding flagellar basal-body MS-ring/collar protein FliF, with protein sequence MAEAVVDNAPAKADGKPPLFGLSFLENLSEMTMLRQVGLMVGLAASVAIGFAVVLWSQQPDYRPLYGSLAGMDSKQIMETLAAADIAYTVEPNSGALLVKADDVARARMKLAAAGVTPSDANIGFEILDKDQGLGTSQFMEATRYRRGLEGELARTISALNNVKGARVHLAIPKSSVFVRDERKPSASVLVELFAGRSLEPGQVLAIINLVATSVPELSKSQITVVDQKGNLLSDMAENSSLTMAGKQFDYSRRMESMLTQRVHNILQPVLGNDRYKAEVSADVDFSAVESTSEQFNPDQPALRSEQSTTEQRTASNGPQGVPGALSNQPPTPATAPQTTGGAAATAGAVQPGQPLLDANGQQIMDPATGQPMLAPYPADKRQQSTKNFELDRSISHTKQQQGRINRLSVSVVVDDQVKVNAADGAVTRAPWSADELARFTRLVQDAVGFDASRGDSVSVINMPFSAERGEVIAEAAFYTQPWFWDIVKQVLGVLFILVLVFGVLRPVLNNITGHGKKQLALAGGDVELGGMGGLDGELANDRVSLGGPQSILLPSPSEGYDAQLNAIKSLVAEDPGRVAQVVKEWINADE
- the fliE gene encoding flagellar hook-basal body complex protein FliE; translation: MSQGVEFNRLMLDMRSMQMDAMSQPKSAAQAVPELGQSSFADMLGQAINKVSDTQQASNQLATAFEIGKSGVDLTDVMVASQKASVSFQALTQVRNKLVQAYQDIMQMPV
- a CDS encoding sigma-54-dependent transcriptional regulator, which codes for MAIKVLLVEDDRALREALADTLLLAGHDYRAVGSAEEALAAVDQESFSLVVSDVNMPGMDGHQLLGLLRGRQPQLPVLLMTAHGAVERAVDAMRQGAADYLVKPFEPKALIELVARHALGTLGAAEGEGPIAFEPASAQLLELAARVARSDSTVLISGESGTGKEVLARYIHQQSHRASQPFIAINCAAIPDNMLEATLFGHEKGSFTGAIAAQAGKFEQADGGTILLDEISEMPLGLQAKLLRVLQEREVERVGARKPIQLDIRVVATTNRDLAGEVAAGRFREDLFYRLSVFPLAWRPLRERPADIIPLAERLLSKHVNKMKHAQARLSADAQACLISYPWPGNVRELDNAIQRALILQQGGLIQPQDFCLAMGTGAAPLPTLAVAPQIEAAPAESAGALGDDLRRREFQMIIDTLRSERGRRKEAAERLGISPRTLRYKLAQMRDAGMDVEAYLYAT